TGCCTGCAACAACTCGAGGTCTGCGACCACGAGTGGATCGTCGAGGTCCGGCAGCGCGTCAGCTGTCAGACGGTAGCCGGGCTCGGTGATCGTCAGCGTGATCACTGCCGTCGTCGGCGCTGCGACCAGTGCGATCAGCCGGGCAACATCGGCTCCGTCGACCGCCTCGACGATGCTGGAGATCACGGTCGCCGTGTCCTCGGCATCCGACCGCTCGATCAGGGTATAGAGGCCGTCCTGCGGGGCGAGCTGCCGGGCGGCCGCCCGGGAGCGTCCGGTGAATGAGGCAATCCCCCAGTTGTCGCTGTCCCGAGCATTCGCCGTATACCAGGCCTGATGAGCACGGTGAAACGCACCGAGGCCGATATGCACCATTCGCACCGGCGGTGTCACATGCGTGACGCCGCTGCGTCGGTCGTACGACTGCCGGGTGAGCGGGACGGGTGTTGCGGCGGCGGCATTCATAGCTTGAATACGGCACGTGGCATGGTATCGACGAGGTCGTGCGCGATGCGCTCCGCGGTCTTCTGGTCGAGTCGGCCCTCGCGCACGAGCCGCGCCAGGAACGCCGCATCGAGACGCCTGGACATGTCGTGGCGAGCGGGAATCGACATGAATGCACGCGTGTCGTCGATGAAGCCAGAACTTCGATAAAACCCGGCTGTCTCAGTAACCGCCGCGCGGAACCGTTGCACGGAATCGGGCGCATCGAGGAACCACCAGGGTGCGCCGATGTACACGCTCGGATAGAAACCGGCCAGCGGCGCGATCTCCCGGGAGTATGACGTCTCGTCGACGCTGAACAGCACCAGGTGAAAGTCGGGATTGTTGCCGTAGCGATCCAGCAGCGGCTTGAGCGGTGCGACATAGTTGGTGCGAACCGGGATGTCGGCACCCATGTCGGGCCCGAACCGCTCGAAAGTCTCGGTGCTGTGATTGCGATGCACGCCCGGGTGGATCGTCATGACCAGGCCGTCATCGACGCTCATTCGTGCCATCTGAAGCAGCATGTGGCCGCTGAAGGCGCGCGCCTCCTCCGCTGTCAACGTTCCCTCGAGCCCTTTGGCGAACAGCGCGGAGCCCTCGGCGTGGTCGATTTCGACCGCCAGCGGCTGCACGACGGCGTGGTCAGCCGAAACGGCACCGTGCTGGACGAAGTAGCGTCGGCGTCCGGCCAGCGCGTCGAGGTAGCCGGAGAAACTCGAATCCGCAGAACCGTTCCACTGAGCGAGCGCGGCAACGCGCGCGGCCCAGCCGTGCGAGGTCGGGTCGAGATACGCATCCGGTCGAAAAGTCGGAACGACACGGCCATGAAACGTCGGATCGGAACGGAGGGCGCCGTGGGCGGCGAGATCGCTCATGGGGTCATCGGTGGTGGCGAGCACCTCGATGCCGAACCGTTCGAATAGCGCGCGCGGCCGGAACGCGGGGGTGTGCAACGCCGCCTGGATCGTGTCGAAGAGCTCGTCGGCGTTTTGCGAATCGGGCAGTTCGCCGATCTCGAACAGCCGCGCGAAAACATCGCGCAACCAGTAACCGGATGCCGTGCCTGCGAACAAGTGCCAGTTGCGGCAGAACGTGGCCCACACCGCGCGCGGCGGCGCGACGACGCGACCGCGTTCATCTGCCACGCCGAGCTCGGTGAGGTCCACACCGGCCGCGTGCAGCAGCCGCGTCACGTAGTGGTCGTAGCGAATGAACAGCTCGGCCGGGTCGCCGAACGCTTCGTCTGCCACCAGCAGGCGAGGGTCGACATGGCCGTGTGGCGAGATGATCGGCAGAGCTTCGACCGTTTCGTAGAGGCCGCGAGCAATGTCGCGCGTTCGGGGATCGACGGGAAACAGGCGGTCGGGGTCCAACTCTAACGGCGTGCTCACTGCTCCATTCAATCGCCGGCGAAGAGCTTTGTCAACCGGTTGCCAAAATGTGCGTTCGCATCGTTCTGCCCCGGCAGACTGCTCATCGAATAGCGGATGCAGATGCAGATGGAGTTGGTCCGGTTGGAGCTGGACCGGTGGAGCCGCGAACGATCAGCTCCGTTGCAAGCGGCGCAAGCGCGTCCGCTCGGGCGGCGGATGCGTCGTGCTGCGCGCCCGCGACGCGCTCGAGCGTTCGAAGCACCGCGAGTTCGCCGAGGGCTCCGAGCGGTGTACGAATCGTGCTGAGCGGTGGTGCGGTGAAATCAGAGCCGAAGATGTCGTCGCATCCGATGATGCTCAGCCGTTCTGGCACCCGTTGCCCATTCTCCTGCAGCGCCCGGAGTAACCCGATTGCCATCAGATCGTTGTAGGCGAGCACCGCGCTTGCACCGCACGCCATGATCCGCTCGTACGCGTCGCGCCCACCTTCCAGAGTTGGAGCCCCTGGCCCGATTTCGACGATCGTCATGCCGCGCTGCCGCGCCTTGGCTAGGATGAGGCGCCACCGAGCGGTGTTCATCCACGAGTCCGCGGGCCCGGAGAGGTAGGCAAGCGAGCGATGCCCGAAGGTCGCGATCAGATCGAGAGCCTGATCGATCCCGGGCTCGCTGTCGGCGACCAGCGTGTCGACGCCCTCGATTCGACGATTGACGACAACCAGCGGCTTGCGATCAGCCAGTTCACGGATCTGGTTGTCACTCGAACGCGTCGCGACGAGAACGAGCCCGTCGACGGATTGCTCGATGCGCGACGCCGTTTCGATCTCCAACTCGCCGGATTCGTGCGATTCGGCCAACACCAGGGTGTATCCGGCCTGTGCTGCGGCCCGCTCGGCGCCGCGGATGAATGGAAAGAAGACCGGGTTCGTGATATCGGCCACGATCAAGCCCAGAGTGTTGGTGTGCCCGGTTGGTAACGCTCGTGCCATTGGGTTCACCCGATAGTGCAGAGTCTCGGCTGCATCTTGGATGAGCTTCTCCGTCTTGGCGCTGATCCGGCCCGGCTTGCTCAGCGCGCGAGACACCGTCGACGGGTTCACTCCCGCGAGCCGTGCGATGTCGTAGATCGTCGGCGCCTTCGGCGTGTTCGGCCCGTTCGGCGCGTCGCTGTTCTCGTTCATGACTCACGTTCGGGAAAGAGGCCCTCTGCGCGAATACGCCGGTTCAGCAGGGCTAAGAATTCGTCTTCGTCGAAGTCGATCGGTACTTCACGCCCGAGCCAGCTCGACAGGTGGATTGCGTTGGCGAGACGAACTCCGCGAATGCCGTCCGAGCCGGGTGCGATCAGGGCAGTGCCGTGCAGGATGTTCGCGGCGAAGTTCTCGAGCACGCCCACGTGCTGAGCACCCCAGGCCGAGTCGAATGCTAGGGTCTCTTCGGTGTAGAAGTCCTTCGTGTCCAATGCCCCGCTGAATAGTTGCGCCACTTCAGCCGCGCCGATGGAGTCGCTGAGTTCACGTTCGGGGCGTGTCAACCGGGTGATCACCGCCGTCTTGCTGTCTGCCACCACGATTTTGCCCGCATCGCCGAGAATTTCGAAACGATCGGTGCCGGTCAGATCATGTGTTGCCGTGACGAACACGCCGGTAGCTCCCTCACCGTAATCCAGGAGCGCTGTCACCTCGTCTTCGACTCCGATGTTGCGGCGGAAGCCATAGCCGACCTTGGCATACACCGATTTGGGCATCCCGCAGATCCATTGCAGTAGATCGAGCTGGTGCGGGGCCTGATTGACGAGCACCCCGCCGCCCTCGCCACCCCAGGTTGCACGCCAATCGCTCTGGTCGTAGTAGCCCTGTGGGCGCCACCAGGTTGTGATGATCCAATTGGTGCGGCGGATCGCACCGATCTCACCGGCTTCGACGATCTGCTTGATTCGACGGTATAGAGGGTTGTTGCGCTGATTGAACATGACGGCGAATGTCAGGTCCGGCTTCGTCGCGGCGAAGGCGTTCAACCGCGCAACCTGTTTCGTGTACACGCCTGTCGGCTTCTCCACCAGCACGTGGAGGCCGCGACTCAGAGCGTCGATTGCCAACTGGGGATGCAGGTAATGCTGCACGCATGTGACCACCGCGTCCACGCTGTCAGAGTCGAGCAACGCAAGCGGATCGTCGTACAGCGACACATCCGGATACAGTGCGCGCGCCCGATCTCTGGCCGCAGAATCAACGTCCGCAATCGCGGTGAGGGCCATGTTCGGCACCCGGCCCGCCGCCAGGAAACCCGCATAGAGCGCGCCCTGTGTGCCGAATCCGATGATGCCCAGCCGAACCGTCTTCGCCGTGGATTCAGGTGTGGTCATTGCGTGTGCACTCCTAGTTCAGCGATCAAACCTGCGAAGGCGCGGGCCGCTCGGCCGAACTCGGTCGGACCGGAGAACCCGCCGAGCTCGAACGCATCAACGAGGTGCGGTTCGAGTGAGACGAAGCCGTCGTAGCCGTCGTCGCGCAGGGCAGTGAGTGTTTCCCGCAGTTGTCCGTCTCCCTCTCCGGCCGGCACAACGCGCCCCGTTGCAGCGACAGCGTCCTTGACCTGGAGGTAGTCGAGGTAGGGGCGCAGCAGCGCGTAACCGTCGGTGTACGGTTCAACGCCCACCTGGACGAAGTTCGCGCTGTCCCAGGCCAGGCGAAGCGCACTCGACCCGACGGACTCGACCAGGTCGAGCACCCGCTCCGGAACATCGCCATAGATTGCTTTCTCGTTCTCATGCAGCAGGGTGATGTGCTCCTTCTCCGCCTCGTCGGCGAGCAGGCGCATCCGCGTCATGACGTCGTCGCGGATGCGCCCGACAGGAACACCGTCTGCTCGAAAGAAGGAGAACACTCGAATGTTCGCGGTGTCGAGCGCGTGCGCGACGTGGATCACGCGCCGCAATCGCTGGACCTCGAACTCGGCGTCCAGCGAGACATCCACCTTGCCGATCGGCGAAGCGATGGCGGAGACCGCCATCTGCTGCTCGACAAGCAGCGAGCGCAGAGCATTCAGTTGATCATCGTCGAGGTCGACGACGTTCACACCCCACGCGCTGCGCACCTCGAGATGGTTGGCACCCAGTGCGTGAAGCACGGCCATCTGGATGCGCGGGTCCGGGTCGATCTCATCGCCGAACCCGCTCAGGGTCCACGTGAACGCCGATGCCCGGCTCATGTCATTTCTCCTTCTCCGCGAACAGGTTTCCATAGCCGAGCGCGACCAGATTGTCGAAGGAGGTCTGAAGGCACTCGATCGGCGTGCGACCGTATTGTTCGTCCTGTTCGACGAGCAAATACTGCGCACCGATGGCCAGACTGGTCTCGATGATCGACGCGAAGTCGAGGTTGCCCTCGCCGACTTCCGCGAACTGTACGATGCCGGCGAAGGCACGCGAGAACGCGCCGCCGTCCCCTGCGGCCAACGCCGCGAACGCCTCGTCGGGAATTCGGCCGATGCGGTAGTCCTTCAAATGCACCATCGCGACGCGGTCGCCATACTTCTTCAACACCGCAACGGGATCGAGCCCGCCCCGCTGTACCCAGTGCACGTCGATCTCGAGACCCATGAGCGGCGCGCGGTCCGCAATGACATCGAGCAGGTAGCGGCCG
The Rathayibacter sp. SW19 DNA segment above includes these coding regions:
- the uxaC gene encoding glucuronate isomerase, with translation MSTPLELDPDRLFPVDPRTRDIARGLYETVEALPIISPHGHVDPRLLVADEAFGDPAELFIRYDHYVTRLLHAAGVDLTELGVADERGRVVAPPRAVWATFCRNWHLFAGTASGYWLRDVFARLFEIGELPDSQNADELFDTIQAALHTPAFRPRALFERFGIEVLATTDDPMSDLAAHGALRSDPTFHGRVVPTFRPDAYLDPTSHGWAARVAALAQWNGSADSSFSGYLDALAGRRRYFVQHGAVSADHAVVQPLAVEIDHAEGSALFAKGLEGTLTAEEARAFSGHMLLQMARMSVDDGLVMTIHPGVHRNHSTETFERFGPDMGADIPVRTNYVAPLKPLLDRYGNNPDFHLVLFSVDETSYSREIAPLAGFYPSVYIGAPWWFLDAPDSVQRFRAAVTETAGFYRSSGFIDDTRAFMSIPARHDMSRRLDAAFLARLVREGRLDQKTAERIAHDLVDTMPRAVFKL
- a CDS encoding LacI family DNA-binding transcriptional regulator; amino-acid sequence: MNENSDAPNGPNTPKAPTIYDIARLAGVNPSTVSRALSKPGRISAKTEKLIQDAAETLHYRVNPMARALPTGHTNTLGLIVADITNPVFFPFIRGAERAAAQAGYTLVLAESHESGELEIETASRIEQSVDGLVLVATRSSDNQIRELADRKPLVVVNRRIEGVDTLVADSEPGIDQALDLIATFGHRSLAYLSGPADSWMNTARWRLILAKARQRGMTIVEIGPGAPTLEGGRDAYERIMACGASAVLAYNDLMAIGLLRALQENGQRVPERLSIIGCDDIFGSDFTAPPLSTIRTPLGALGELAVLRTLERVAGAQHDASAARADALAPLATELIVRGSTGPAPTGPTPSASASAIR
- a CDS encoding Gfo/Idh/MocA family protein; protein product: MTTPESTAKTVRLGIIGFGTQGALYAGFLAAGRVPNMALTAIADVDSAARDRARALYPDVSLYDDPLALLDSDSVDAVVTCVQHYLHPQLAIDALSRGLHVLVEKPTGVYTKQVARLNAFAATKPDLTFAVMFNQRNNPLYRRIKQIVEAGEIGAIRRTNWIITTWWRPQGYYDQSDWRATWGGEGGGVLVNQAPHQLDLLQWICGMPKSVYAKVGYGFRRNIGVEDEVTALLDYGEGATGVFVTATHDLTGTDRFEILGDAGKIVVADSKTAVITRLTRPERELSDSIGAAEVAQLFSGALDTKDFYTEETLAFDSAWGAQHVGVLENFAANILHGTALIAPGSDGIRGVRLANAIHLSSWLGREVPIDFDEDEFLALLNRRIRAEGLFPERES
- a CDS encoding sugar phosphate isomerase/epimerase family protein, translated to MSRASAFTWTLSGFGDEIDPDPRIQMAVLHALGANHLEVRSAWGVNVVDLDDDQLNALRSLLVEQQMAVSAIASPIGKVDVSLDAEFEVQRLRRVIHVAHALDTANIRVFSFFRADGVPVGRIRDDVMTRMRLLADEAEKEHITLLHENEKAIYGDVPERVLDLVESVGSSALRLAWDSANFVQVGVEPYTDGYALLRPYLDYLQVKDAVAATGRVVPAGEGDGQLRETLTALRDDGYDGFVSLEPHLVDAFELGGFSGPTEFGRAARAFAGLIAELGVHTQ